The DNA sequence TAATAAACATCAGCATGAAAAGGTGATCGATATCGTGCAAAAAACCTGGGCGAAAATGTCTCCTGAAGGCCAAAAAGCAGCCTTAGCTTTAGATTTGTCAGACCAGGCCTTGAGTTTGGTGCAGCAAGCTTTAGCCTAACTAAGTTGGCTGAATAAAACATAATCTTGTGCTAGTATTCGTCACGATTTTTAGTTGATTAGGCGTTTCCGATGAGAAGAGATCTGGCATTTCGTTTTTCCCGCGTAACTGAAGCTGCAGCACTAGCTGGCTATAAATGGTTAGGCCGTGGTGACAAAAATATTGCTGATAATGCAGCAGTACAAGCAATGCGTATCATGCTCAATGATATTGATATTGATGGCGAAGTGGTTATTGGTGAGGGTGAAATTGACGATGCGCCAATGTTGTATATTGGTGAGCATGTTGGCACCGGTGGCGAAGGCGTTGATATTGCCGTAGATCCCATTGAAGGTACGCGAATGACGGCGATGGGCCAGAACAATGCCGTTGCTGTGCTCGCGGTTGGTGAAAAAGGTGCCTTTTTACGTGCGCCTGATATGTACATGGAAAAGTTAGTTGTTGGGCCTGAAGCCAAAGGTTGCATCGATTTGAATCTGTCTTTAGAAGACAACATTAAAATGGTGGCGTCGGTGCTAGGTAAAGACCTAAGTGAGATGACGGTTATCACTTTAGCTAAGCCACGTCACGATGGCGTGATTAGCCAGATGCAAACATTGGGTGTGCGGGTATTTGCTATTCCTGATGGTGATGTCGCAGCGTCTATTTTGTCTTGTATGCCTCTGAGCGAAGTAGACATGATGTACTGTGTCGGTGGTGCACCAGAAGGCGTTATTTCTGCAGCAGTCATTCGCGCTTTAGGTGGCGATATGCAAGGCCGTTTAATTCCGCGCAATCAAGTGAAAGAAGATAGCCCTGAAAACCGCGCTATAGCTGAAGATGAAATTCGTCGCTGTGAAGCCGAAGGTATTCAAGTGAACAGTGTGTTGTTACTTGGGGACTTAGCGAAAAATGACAATGTTATTTTTTCGGCTACCGGTATCACCAAAGGTGATTTGCTGGAAGGGATTAATCGCCAAGGTAATATCGCGACCACTGAAACCTTATTGGTTCGCGGTAAAACACGTACCATCCGTAAAATTCAATCGACTCACTATTTAGACCGTAAGAATGACGATCTAAAAGCGATTATTTTGTAGCTTAGCTGCGAAACCAAATGAGACTAAAAACCAGAGCTAAGCTCTGGTTTTTTTATAGTTTAAATTCAAACTGATTATTTAGTCCCAAATGCTGATAGAAGCCGAGAGCTGGCGCATCATTGCTATGCGGAAACTGCAAATAATTCAGTTGTTTAGACTCAGCCAATTGCAACAGCTGTTGAAACATAAACAAGCCAATGCCACGCCTTTGGGTTAGCTCTCTTACACTAAATCGGTTTACCACTAGGGCTTCGCCAGTGGCTGCCACTACGCAATAGGCCACGACTCTTTGGTTAAAAACACAGTAATAAAGCTGGTCTGATTGCTGCCAATTTAGCCATTGTGCTGGCTCTACTAAGGGAGCTATTTTAGTCAGATCATTGGAGTATGTCGGCCACACATCTGCGGCCTGAAAAGATAAACGCATAGTACCTGCAAATAAAAGTTGGTGGTTAAATCACTTTAGGCAGTGGTAAATCAGAATGTTGCTCAATATTTAAGTTATGCCAATTTTTCAAGAAGTCCTGTGAGTCTTGGCAAATAGCCGTTAAAAGTTTCTTAAGATCATTGTTGAGGTGTTCACTGTCTTGATTGGCCAATTGATTAATGGTGTAACTTAGCTCGTAAATGAAAGGG is a window from the Agarivorans sp. TSD2052 genome containing:
- a CDS encoding acetyl-CoA sensor PanZ family protein yields the protein MRLSFQAADVWPTYSNDLTKIAPLVEPAQWLNWQQSDQLYYCVFNQRVVAYCVVAATGEALVVNRFSVRELTQRRGIGLFMFQQLLQLAESKQLNYLQFPHSNDAPALGFYQHLGLNNQFEFKL
- the glpX gene encoding class II fructose-bisphosphatase, whose product is MRRDLAFRFSRVTEAAALAGYKWLGRGDKNIADNAAVQAMRIMLNDIDIDGEVVIGEGEIDDAPMLYIGEHVGTGGEGVDIAVDPIEGTRMTAMGQNNAVAVLAVGEKGAFLRAPDMYMEKLVVGPEAKGCIDLNLSLEDNIKMVASVLGKDLSEMTVITLAKPRHDGVISQMQTLGVRVFAIPDGDVAASILSCMPLSEVDMMYCVGGAPEGVISAAVIRALGGDMQGRLIPRNQVKEDSPENRAIAEDEIRRCEAEGIQVNSVLLLGDLAKNDNVIFSATGITKGDLLEGINRQGNIATTETLLVRGKTRTIRKIQSTHYLDRKNDDLKAIIL